The following proteins are encoded in a genomic region of Natronorubrum halophilum:
- a CDS encoding beta-galactosidase yields the protein MSIGVCYFPEHWPRERWKTDIRQMADAGIEYVRMAEFSWRVLEPERGEFDFEWLDEIVDLIGEYGMQAVLCTPTASPPRWLVADRPEILQTDRDGTVRSVGSRRHYCFNSTAYREETERVVSAMAERYADEPTVVGWQTDNEYGCHGTTRCYCDDCTTAFRDWARERYGTVDALNDAWGTTFWSQQYDDFEQLDVPRPTPAQDHPSLVLDFARFSSDSVVEYNRLQADLLREANDEWFVTHNFMNLFESLDAYDFGDDLDLISWDSYPTGHAQQAAGETTRDELRAGNPDLLAFNHDLYRSVLDRPFWVMEQQPGDVNWPPHSAQPAAGAMRLWAHHATAHGADAVVYFRWRRCLEGQEQYHAGLRKQDGTPDRGYHDATQTAGELFDVDDVDAPVAVVHDYENAWALGEQSHAPDFDYWQLLQSFYAALRAHGVQVDIVPPERDLESYDAVVAPALHLLTESVADRLTKYVESGGELLLGPRTGVKDESNKLRSDPHPGPLSALVGATVDQHETLPAQFERTVVRTDDAHTDYAFRTWAEWLTADAAESLLEYAGDDIEAGRTAAVRNAVGEGRVVYCGVWPETDLANDLVRSLLDRAGVRRADPLPEGVRVAQRGGYTWVMNFRSDPIAVTVESDASWRLGGSKVDPFDLAIADADVVDGLSARVLE from the coding sequence ATGTCAATAGGAGTCTGTTACTTCCCGGAACACTGGCCGCGCGAGCGGTGGAAGACGGATATCCGGCAGATGGCCGACGCGGGCATCGAATACGTTCGAATGGCCGAGTTTTCGTGGCGCGTGCTCGAGCCCGAACGCGGCGAGTTCGACTTCGAGTGGCTCGACGAAATCGTCGACCTGATCGGCGAGTACGGAATGCAGGCCGTCCTCTGTACGCCGACGGCGTCACCGCCGCGATGGCTGGTGGCGGACCGCCCCGAAATCCTCCAGACGGACCGCGACGGAACGGTCAGATCGGTCGGGAGTCGCCGTCACTACTGTTTCAACTCGACGGCGTATCGCGAGGAGACCGAACGCGTCGTCAGTGCGATGGCGGAGCGCTATGCCGACGAGCCGACGGTCGTCGGCTGGCAGACCGACAACGAATACGGCTGTCACGGAACGACCCGCTGTTACTGCGACGACTGTACCACCGCGTTCCGGGACTGGGCTCGAGAAAGATACGGGACCGTCGACGCGCTCAACGACGCGTGGGGAACGACCTTCTGGAGCCAGCAGTACGACGATTTCGAACAGCTCGACGTCCCCCGCCCGACGCCCGCACAGGATCACCCCTCGCTGGTGCTCGACTTCGCCCGCTTCTCGAGCGATAGCGTCGTCGAGTACAATCGGCTGCAGGCGGATCTCCTGCGCGAAGCGAACGACGAGTGGTTCGTCACGCACAATTTCATGAACCTGTTCGAGTCGCTGGACGCCTACGACTTCGGTGACGACCTCGATCTGATCTCGTGGGACTCGTATCCGACCGGTCACGCCCAACAGGCCGCCGGCGAGACGACGCGCGACGAACTCCGTGCGGGCAATCCCGATCTGCTCGCGTTCAACCACGACCTCTATCGGAGCGTACTGGACCGCCCCTTCTGGGTGATGGAACAACAGCCGGGAGACGTCAACTGGCCGCCTCACTCCGCACAGCCCGCAGCGGGAGCGATGCGCCTGTGGGCGCACCACGCGACCGCTCACGGTGCCGATGCGGTCGTCTACTTCCGCTGGCGACGGTGCCTCGAGGGACAGGAGCAGTACCACGCCGGCCTTCGAAAGCAAGACGGGACGCCGGACCGTGGCTATCACGACGCGACGCAGACCGCTGGGGAACTGTTCGACGTCGACGACGTCGACGCGCCCGTCGCCGTGGTTCACGACTACGAGAACGCGTGGGCGCTCGGCGAACAGTCCCACGCCCCCGATTTCGACTACTGGCAGCTGTTACAGTCGTTCTACGCGGCGCTTCGAGCTCACGGCGTGCAGGTCGACATCGTCCCCCCGGAACGCGATCTCGAATCCTACGACGCGGTCGTCGCCCCCGCCCTTCACCTCCTAACCGAATCGGTGGCGGACCGGTTGACCAAGTATGTCGAATCCGGCGGCGAGCTGCTGCTCGGCCCGCGGACGGGCGTCAAGGACGAGTCCAACAAGCTCCGGTCCGACCCCCATCCCGGTCCACTCTCCGCCCTCGTCGGCGCGACCGTCGACCAACACGAGACGCTTCCGGCGCAGTTCGAGCGGACCGTCGTTCGCACCGACGACGCGCACACCGACTACGCGTTCCGGACGTGGGCCGAGTGGCTCACCGCCGATGCGGCCGAGTCGCTGCTCGAGTACGCGGGCGACGATATCGAAGCCGGACGAACGGCGGCCGTTCGAAACGCGGTCGGCGAGGGTCGCGTCGTCTACTGCGGCGTCTGGCCCGAGACCGACCTCGCAAACGACCTCGTCCGTTCGCTCCTCGATCGCGCCGGCGTCCGCCGCGCGGATCCGCTCCCCGAGGGCGTGCGCGTCGCCCAACGGGGCGGCTACACGTGGGTGATGAACTTCAGGAGCGATCCGATCGCGGTGACGGTCGAATCGGACGCGTCGTGGCGACTCGGCGGCTCGAAGGTCGATCCGTTCGATCTCGCGATCGCCGACGCCGACGTGGTCGACGGCCTTTCCGCGCGGGTCCTCGAGTAG